The sequence tcctttgttttgtttttcttctctacTCTATCACCATGGCATCACTTGATGATCTTTGGTCTTGTTTCTCCCTAACCAAAGAAGAAGAGCAGGGTGCTGATGTGCCTCGGAGCAGTGCGCCACTTATCTACAGATTGGCAGCCAGGTTTTTCACAAAGTGGACAACGAATATTGAAGCAGTTGCTTGAACTTTTAAACCACTATGGAAACCGagtggtgaattcaaaattCAAGACATTGGAGGGAACATCATGGTTTTCGAATTTGATGATGCTCTGGATTTAGAGAGGGTTTGGGAGTGTGAACCGTGGTCCTATGATAAAAGCCTGGTAGTGTTCCAACGTGCAGTGGATGTAGAATTTGCCCCACTTTTGGAGTATACCACCTCTGCTTTTTGGGTGCAACTTCACAACATCCTAGAAAAGAGTATGACTCAGGAAATTGGCGAGGTAGTGGGTAATACGATAGGTAAAATTGTGCAAGTGGCCGATCCTGAGGATGATGGCCAAGGGTGTGAGTTTTTGCAGATCCGTGTGTCCCTTGATATCACTAAACCCCTTCCACGTTGCTGCAAGCTTTGGTTGGAGGGTGAGCATATTGGATGGGCTCTTCTCAAGTTTGAGCCCCTTCCAAACTTTTGCTATTGGTGTGGTCGAGTTAATCATAACGAAAGGGATTGTGATCTTTGGCTTCAAGGAaagggaaaattgaaaaaagagaaTCAATAGTATGGAGAGTGGCTTTGGGCAGAACCCATTAGGCAGAATTGTAAAACCGTGGTTGTGGTTTCAAGAAGATGTCGTGGAGATACAATGTGGATGAAAGGTCCAGCTATGCCAAAACACACTAGCCCAGCCTCAACACCAAGCCCCTAATATGACATTGATCAAACTAAGGTGCTGATGGGAGGGGGGGGGGACCATTTCATGGAGCATATTTGCAATTTGGAGAATGATGATGTAGGTGGGGTCAATGATAGGTTGGCTGTGAAGTGTGACATCTCTAAGCAACAGGTTTCAGCACTTGTGGACAAGTATAATGAGTCTATTCCTACGGTTATTTACTCTTTTACTACAATAAAGCCAAATCTAGTTGATATCACCAATAGTGAAGTCATTCTGAGTGAGacaagaaaatggaaaaaattggcACGTGAAGCAGACAGTGACAACTCCTTTACTAAAATGTCTAAACAAGTTGAATGACGTCCTCCTCTAGACTTGGCAGATACTAGCATGGTGAAAAAGTTGCATAGGAATGTAGGGGGGTTGGAGAATAAGGAAAACAATCAGGTGGTTGCTGGGGTCCAGCACCACTAGGTCCAATGAGTTGCCTAAGctggaactgtcgtgggcttgaGAACCCACAAACAGAAGAAGAGTTGGTTGCTTTGATTAACAAAAAAGATCCCAAAATCGTGTTTTTGATGGAAACCAAAGTGGAAAAAATTACTATTGAAAGAATATGCCGGAAGTTGAagtttgtgaatttttttgctgttccTAAGGTGAATCAGGGTGGTGGTCTAGCTTTGTTTTGGAGAGAAACATTAATTTGGTTGTGCTCACTTCTTCTGATCATTACATTGACACTAGTATAGACTTTGGAATGGATGACGCCTGGCGTCTTACGGGTTTCTATGGTGACCCTGAAACTGCCAACTAAGAACATTCCTGGTCTTTACTAAGGGATTTGAGTCAACGTTTATCCCTACCGTGGGTTTGCATGggggatttcaatgaaattatttgGTTGGAGGAAAAACAAGGTTGGTTGGATCTTCTCAAGAGACAGATGCAAGGCTTTAGATATGCCTTGGACTTTTATGGTTTGAAAGATCTTGGTTTTAATGGTTTTCCCTTCACATGGTGCAATAGGAGACCGGGGGATCAAAATGTGTGGATTTGTCTAGATCGTGGGATAGCTACAATGGATTGGATAATTCGTTTTCCTACTACCCAAATTCACCATCTGGATGTGTTTCATTTGGATCATAAGGCCATTCTTCTTGTTTAAAATTCGGAACAACAAAGGTTTTATCGTAAAGGTAAACCGTTTCAATTCGAAGCAATGTGGTTGAAAGATAACTCATGTGAAGATGTGGTGAGATAGTCATGGGATGAAGTTTCTGCATCTTCTCTGGAGGTAGTGTTGACAACAAAGTTAGACAAGAGCTAAGAGAATTTGAGAACTTGGAACCGGGAAACATTTGGGCTGGTACATAACACACTTGCAAAGAAGTTAAGAGAGCTTAGTGGGGCGGAGGAGGCTGGGTTATATGTTATTGCACATGACTGTATTTACAAGCTAAGGAAAGAAATTGAGGTGCTAAAATCCAAGGAAGAGACCATGTGGAAGCAAAGAGCGCATGCAGATTGGCTGAAGGATGGAGACTAAAACACTAGGTACTTCCATTGTCGTGCAAACCAAAGGAACAAGCATAATTTAATTCTGGGTTTGGAGGATGAATCTGGGCTGTGGGTAGAAGATGAAGACCGTGTAGGCAGAATGGTGGAAAAGTATTTcctaaatattttctctacatCAAATCCCATGGGTTTTGATGAAGTTTTGGTTGGCATGACACCCCTGTCACTGCAGAAATGAATTTAGAATTGGATAAGAATTTCATAGGTGAGGAAGTCTTTAAAGCTCTCAACCAAATGGCCCCTCTCATTGCCCCCGGACCTAATGGTATGTCACCTATTTTCTATAAATCTTTTTGGCACATTGTTGGTAGGGATGTTACTGAAGTTGTCCTAAATGCACTTAATAATGGTCATGTTCCTGCTAATTTCAACTCTACTTTCATAGCTCTCataccaaaaattaaagatccAAAAAAGTTTTAGACTTTAGACCAATCAACCTCTATAATGTGGTCTACAAACTTATTGCAAAAGTTTTGGTTAATCGGTTGAAATGTATCTTACCATATATTGTCTCAGATTCTCAAAGTGCTTTTTTATCAGGTTGTCTCATAATTGATAACATCTTGGTGGCTTTTAAGACATTGCACTATcctaaaagaaaaacccaaggGAAGTTGGGTTTCATGGCCTTAAAGCTTGACATGAGTAAGGCCTATGATTGGGTGGAATGgggttttttttggaaaaagcaATGTTGCATTTGGGTTTCTCTAGGAAATTTGTGAATATTATCATGTCTTGCATCAAAACTGTCTCTTTTTCAGCCATTATTAATGGGGTCCCAGTTGGTCACATCATTCCTAGTAGAGGCCTAAGGCAAGGTGATCCACTCTCCCTTTATCTCTTCCTAATATGTGCTATAGGGCTTCAAGGATTGATCCACAAAGCCGAATCATATGGGTTTCTTAGGGGTGTCTCAATTTGTAGAAATGCTCCTTGGGTGTCTCACTTGTTCTTTGCGGATGATAGTGCCAAGCAAAAGAATCCAAATGTCAGGTAATTCTTGATATATTATCTATTTAAGAGAAGTGGTCgaggcaaaaaataaatagagacaaaactaatatatttttcagTGCTAACACCCATCATGATATCCAGGCTAGTATTCAAGTGCTATTGGGTGCCCTATTCATTAGACAATACGAAAAATATTTGGGTTTTCCAGCTTTTGCTAggagagcaaaaaaaaacatagcTTTGTCTATATTAAAGAAAGGATTTGGAAGAAATTGTAggggtggaaggaaaaactcCTTTCTCAGGCTGTTAGAGAGGTGCTTATTAAATCAGTAATCCAAGCGATCTCAACTTACTCcatgagttgtttcaaacttCCTAAGGtttgataaaagaaattgagaTCATGATtcgaaaattttggtggggttacAATGGTGAGGCAAGAAAAGTTCATTGGGTAAAATGGGAAAGGCTTTGTGAAGCATAGGAGGTGGGAGGTATGAGGTTTAAGGAGATTGAGAAGTTTAACAAAACTCTTTTGGCCAAGCAAGTATGGAGAATGATTAATAATCCGGAT is a genomic window of Quercus lobata isolate SW786 chromosome 2, ValleyOak3.0 Primary Assembly, whole genome shotgun sequence containing:
- the LOC115971516 gene encoding uncharacterized protein LOC115971516; its protein translation is MVFEFDDALDLERVWECEPWSYDKSLVVFQRAVDVEFAPLLEYTTSAFWVQLHNILEKSMTQEIGEVVGNTIGKIVQVADPEDDGQGCEFLQIRVSLDITKPLPRCCKLWLEGEHIGWALLKFEPLPNFCYWCGRVNHNERDCDLWLQGKGKLKKENQ